A window of the Streptomyces formicae genome harbors these coding sequences:
- the rsmI gene encoding 16S rRNA (cytidine(1402)-2'-O)-methyltransferase, with product MADVTGSVTGTLVLAGTPIGDVADAPPRLAAELETADVVAAEDTRRLRRLTQALGVQTRGRVVSYFEGNESARTPELVEALEGGARVLLVTDAGMPSVSDPGYRLVAAAVEKDIRVTAVPGPSAVLTALALSGLPVDRFCFEGFLPRKAGERLGRLREVAGERRTLVYFEAPHRLDDTLAAMAEVFGKDRRAAVCRELTKTYEEVKRGGLGELAAWAAEGVRGEITVVVEGAPAAGPAGLDADELVHRVRVREEAGERRKEAIAAVAAEAGVPKREVFDAVVAAKNADRQGPANGKGLT from the coding sequence ATGGCTGATGTGACTGGATCGGTGACTGGAACCCTCGTACTGGCAGGCACGCCCATCGGCGATGTGGCGGACGCGCCGCCGCGGCTCGCGGCGGAGCTGGAGACCGCCGACGTGGTCGCAGCGGAGGACACCCGGCGGCTGCGCCGGCTCACCCAGGCGCTCGGGGTGCAGACCCGCGGCCGGGTCGTGTCGTACTTCGAGGGGAACGAGTCGGCCCGCACGCCCGAGCTGGTCGAGGCGCTGGAGGGCGGGGCCCGGGTGCTGCTCGTCACCGACGCCGGGATGCCGTCCGTCTCCGACCCCGGCTACCGGCTGGTCGCCGCGGCCGTCGAGAAGGACATCAGGGTCACCGCCGTGCCCGGCCCGTCCGCCGTGCTCACCGCGCTCGCGCTCTCCGGGCTGCCCGTGGACCGCTTCTGCTTCGAGGGCTTCCTGCCGCGCAAGGCGGGTGAGCGGCTCGGCCGGCTGCGCGAGGTCGCCGGTGAGCGCCGCACGCTCGTCTACTTCGAGGCGCCGCACCGGCTCGACGACACCCTGGCCGCCATGGCCGAGGTGTTCGGCAAGGACCGCAGGGCCGCCGTCTGCCGCGAGCTGACGAAGACGTACGAGGAGGTCAAGCGCGGCGGGCTCGGCGAGCTGGCGGCGTGGGCGGCCGAGGGCGTACGCGGCGAGATCACGGTCGTGGTCGAGGGCGCCCCGGCCGCCGGGCCCGCCGGACTGGACGCGGACGAGCTGGTGCACAGGGTGCGCGTACGCGAGGAGGCGGGCGAGCGGCGCAAGGAGGCGATCGCCGCCGTCGCCGCGGAGGCGGGTGTTCCCAAGCGAGAGGTGTTCGATGCCGTGGTGGCGGCAAAGAATGCGGACAGGCAGGGGCCTGCCAACGGTAAAGGACTAACCTGA
- a CDS encoding dolichyl-phosphate-mannose--protein mannosyltransferase, whose protein sequence is MTSTAPRALHGTEAAEQPPSWQQRLRRFGHVPRPVPGLRERLVPPYTRPSPRTWSLLGVDPSATRTAERAVAWGGPLLVALVAGILRFWQLGSPKAVIFDETYYAKDAWALINQGYEGSWPKDVDKSILANPDAVPVPTDPGYVVHPPVGKWIIGLGEQLFGFTPFGWRFMVAVLGTLSVLMLCRIGRRLFRSTFLGCLAGALLAVDGLHFVMSRTALLDLVLMFFVLAAFGCLLIDRDRARERLAGALPGDAEGVLRPDTRIAEELRLGLRPWRIAAGLMLGLAFATKWNGLYILAAFGLLTVLWDVGARRTAGAVQPYRAVLRRDLVPAFLSTVPVAIVTYVASWTGWIVTDKGYFRDWAAKDGSGGAWSWLPDWLRSLWHYETEVYSFHVSLTSGHTYQSNPWSWIVLGRPVSYFYEDPAAGEDGCPASTAGKCAREVLALGTPLLWWAACFALAYVLWRWLFRRDWRAGAIACGVAAGWVPWFLYQERTIFLFYAVVFVPFLCLAVTMMIGAIIGPPGSDERRRAIGAVGAGVLVLLIIWNFIYFWPIYTGTPIPLDDWRGRMWVDTWV, encoded by the coding sequence GTGACCAGTACTGCCCCGCGGGCCCTGCACGGGACGGAAGCCGCGGAACAGCCGCCCTCCTGGCAGCAGCGCCTGCGCAGATTCGGCCATGTGCCGCGCCCCGTGCCGGGGCTGCGAGAACGGCTCGTGCCCCCGTACACGCGCCCGTCCCCGCGCACGTGGTCGCTGCTCGGCGTGGACCCGTCGGCGACGCGGACGGCCGAGCGCGCGGTGGCGTGGGGCGGGCCGCTGCTCGTGGCGCTGGTGGCCGGAATCCTGAGGTTCTGGCAGCTGGGCAGCCCCAAGGCGGTGATATTCGACGAGACGTACTACGCGAAGGACGCCTGGGCGCTGATCAACCAGGGGTACGAGGGTTCCTGGCCGAAGGACGTCGACAAGTCGATCCTGGCGAACCCGGACGCCGTCCCCGTGCCCACGGACCCCGGCTATGTCGTCCACCCGCCGGTCGGGAAGTGGATCATCGGGCTGGGCGAGCAGCTGTTCGGCTTCACCCCCTTCGGCTGGCGCTTCATGGTGGCCGTGCTCGGCACGCTGTCCGTGCTGATGCTGTGCCGCATCGGGCGCCGGCTGTTCCGCTCGACGTTCCTGGGCTGCCTGGCGGGCGCGCTGCTCGCCGTGGACGGTCTGCACTTCGTGATGAGCCGGACGGCCCTGCTCGACCTGGTGCTGATGTTCTTCGTGCTGGCCGCCTTCGGCTGTCTGCTCATCGACCGGGACCGGGCGCGCGAGCGGCTCGCCGGCGCGCTGCCGGGGGACGCGGAGGGCGTGCTGCGCCCCGACACGCGGATCGCGGAGGAGCTGCGGCTCGGCCTGCGCCCATGGCGCATCGCGGCCGGCCTGATGCTCGGACTGGCCTTCGCGACCAAGTGGAACGGCCTCTACATCCTGGCCGCCTTCGGCCTGCTGACGGTCCTCTGGGACGTCGGAGCCCGGCGCACGGCGGGCGCGGTCCAGCCGTACCGGGCGGTCCTGCGGCGCGACCTCGTCCCGGCGTTCCTCTCGACCGTGCCGGTCGCGATCGTCACGTACGTCGCTTCGTGGACGGGCTGGATCGTCACGGACAAGGGCTACTTCCGCGACTGGGCCGCGAAGGACGGCAGCGGCGGTGCCTGGAGCTGGCTGCCCGACTGGCTGCGCAGCCTCTGGCACTACGAGACCGAGGTCTACAGCTTCCACGTCAGCCTGACCTCCGGCCACACCTACCAGTCCAACCCCTGGAGCTGGATCGTCCTCGGCCGCCCCGTCTCCTACTTCTACGAGGACCCGGCCGCCGGCGAGGACGGCTGTCCGGCGTCGACGGCGGGCAAGTGCGCCCGAGAGGTCCTGGCGCTGGGCACCCCGCTGCTGTGGTGGGCGGCGTGCTTCGCGCTCGCGTACGTCCTGTGGCGCTGGCTCTTCCGCCGCGACTGGCGCGCGGGCGCGATCGCCTGCGGGGTGGCCGCGGGCTGGGTCCCCTGGTTCCTCTACCAGGAGCGCACGATCTTCCTCTTCTACGCGGTCGTCTTCGTGCCGTTCCTCTGCCTCGCGGTCACGATGATGATCGGCGCGATCATCGGCCCCCCGGGCTCGGACGAACGCCGCAGGGCGATCGGCGCGGTGGGCGCGGGCGTACTCGTGCTGCTGATCATCTGGAACTTCATCTACTTCTGGCCGATCTACACGGGCACGCCGATCCCGCTGGACGACTGGCGGGGCAGGATGTGGGTGGACACCTGGGTCTAG